From one Lycium barbarum isolate Lr01 chromosome 6, ASM1917538v2, whole genome shotgun sequence genomic stretch:
- the LOC132644523 gene encoding GDSL esterase/lipase At5g03980-like: MDPDSDPDPHGFIEKFFQAQKDLKRALFMVGEIGGNEFNYGLLQGKPIEELRAMVPEVVLIIINAVKTVIDFGAVRIVIPVNFPIGCIPNLLTTCFTTNSTAYNEYHCLKDLNNLAIFYNDHLQKAIQELEKDYPKIILIYGDYYNAYQWLLQNTTSLGFDKSSLHKACRGIRGDYNYDKSRICGTPGVTRRGNPGTYISWDGIHLTQATYKWLTKWPGLK; the protein is encoded by the exons ATGGATCCAGACAGTGACCCAGACCCTCATGgatttattgaaaagttttttcaAGCCCAAA AAGACCTAAAAAGGGCACTTTTCATGGTTGGAGAAATAGGAGGAAATGAATTTAATTATGGTTTATTGCAGGGTAAACCAATAGAAGAGTTGAGAGCTATGGTCCCTGAAGTTGTTCTGATCATTATCAATGCTGTTAAA ACGGTCATTGATTTTGGAGCTGTCCGAATTGTTATTCCTGTAAATTTCCCAATTGGATGTATACCAAATTTGTTAACAACGTGTTTTACTACTAATTCAACTGCCTACAATGAGTACCATTGCTTGAAAGATTTAAATAACTTAGCAATCTTCTACAATGATCATTTGCAAAAAGCCATTCAAGAGCTGGAGAAGGACTATCCAAAAATTATACTCATTTATGGTGACTATTATAATGCTTATCAATGGCTTCTACAAAATACCACAAGTCTTG GATTTGATAAAAGTTCCCTGCATAAAGCTTGTCGTGGAATAAGAGGAGATTATAATTATGACAAAAGTAGAATATGTGGAACTCCAGGAGTGACAAGACGTGGTAACCCTGGTACTTACATAAGTTGG
- the LOC132645908 gene encoding mannosylglycoprotein endo-beta-mannosidase isoform X2, whose protein sequence is MVEIGKRVLDTGWLAARSTEVAVNGVELTTTQPPTQPSSPWMEALVPGTVLGTLVKNKLVPDPFYGLVNETIIDIADSGREHYTFWFFTTFECKLSNNQHVDLNFRAINYSAEVYLNGHKEVLPKGMFRRHSIDITDILHPDGQNLLAVLVYPPDHPGRIPPKGGQGGDHEIGKDVAAQYVEGWDWMIPIRDRNTGIWDEVSITVTGPVKIVDPHLASSFFDGYKRVYLHSTVELVNKSAWVAECSLNIQASTELEDNTFLIEHLETQHVSISPGESIHYTFPQLYFYKPDLWWPNGMGKQHLYNVEITVDVEGYGESDSWSHHFGFRKIESHIDSATGGRLFKVNGQPIFIRGGNWILSDGLLRLSKERYKTDIRFHADMNFNMMRCWGGGLAERPEFYHYCDLYGLLVWQEFWITGDCDGRGEPVSNPDGPLDHDLFLLCARDTVKLLRNHPSLALWVGGNEQVPPPDINDALKKDLQLHPYYMNSKNSGTSAITPMMKDPSQYLDGTRVYIQGSMWDGFADGKGDFTDGPYEIQNPEDFFKPDYYRYGFNPEVGNVGMPVAATIRATMPPEGWQIPLFKKLSNGYIEEVPNPIWNYHKYIPYSKPGKVHDQILLYGTPKDLDDFCLKAQLVNYVQYRALLEGYTSHMWSKHTGLLIWKTQNPWTGLRGQFYDHLHDQTAGFYGCRSAAEPIHVQLNLATYSIEVVNTTSEELSNVTIEASVWDLEGECPYYKTSEKLTVPSKKTISTFGMEYPKSKNPKPVYFLLLKLYDASDNRIYSRNFYWLHLNGGDYKLLEPFRERRPPLKITSLTFIKGSTYEMRMHIQNTSKKPDSNAALYGNNFIRRNGSWDESDSSESFSLLDGVKHEISLYEKIRRNFSREHNKVKVSEVNGTGKGVAFFLHFSVHASKTEQKKGEDTRILPVHYSDNYFSLVPGEVMTVTISFEVPPGVTPRVTLHGWNHHDGHTIL, encoded by the exons ATGGTGGAAATAGGGAAGAGAGTGTTGGATACAGGGTGGTTAGCTGCTCGATCCACTGAAGTTGCAGTGAATGGAGTAGAGTTGACTACAACTCAACCTCCAACTCAACCTAGCTCTCCTTGGATGGAAGCACTTGTTCCTGGAAC TGTTTTGGGAACTCTGGTAAAGAACAAGCTTGTACCTGATCCTTTCTATGGGCTTGTAAATGAAACAATTATTGACATTGCTGATTCAGGGAGGGAACACTACACTTTCTGGTTTTTCACCACCTTTGAATGTAAGCTG TCAAATAATCAACACGTGGATCTTAATTTTCGGGCTATTAACTATTCTGCTGAAGTCTATCTGAACGGGCACAAGGAGGTGCTTCCAAAGGGAATGTTTAGGAGGCATTCTATTGATATCACTGACATTCTGCATCCGGATGGTCAGAATCTGCTGGCTGTGCTTGTTTACCCTCCTGATCATCCAGGTCGTATTCCTCCGAAGGGTGGTCAAGGTGGTGATCACGAG ATTGGGAAAGATGTTGCGGCACAATATGTTGAAGGTTGGGATTGGATGATTCCAATAAG GGATAGGAACACTGGCATCTGGGATGAGGTATCCATTACTGTTACAGGG CCAGTGAAAATAGTAGATCCGCACTTGGCCTCGTCATTTTTTGACGGCTACAAGAGAGTGTATTTGCACTCTACGGTAGAGTTGGTCAACAAAAGTGCCTGGGTAGCTGAATGTTCGCTGAACATCCAAGCGTCAACTGAACTTGAAGACAACACTTTCTTAATTGAACATCTTGAGACACAGCATGTGTCTATTTCTCCGGGCGAAAgcattcattatacatttccTCAG CTTTATTTCTACAAACCCGATTTATGGTGGCCTAATGGCATGGGAAAGCAACATCTGTACAATGTTGAAATAACTGTTGATGTTGAAGGTTATGGAGAGTCGGATTCATGGAGTCACCATTTTGGCTTTCGCAAAATAGAGAGCCATATAGATAGTGCTACAGGTGGAAG GTTGTTTAAGGTAAATGGACAGCCAATATTCATTCGCGGGGGTAATTGGATCCTATCAGATGGATTATTGCGGCTTTCAAAGGAAAGATACAAGACAGATATCAGATTCCATGCTGATATGAACTTCAATATGATGCGTTGTTGGGGTGGGGGACTGGCTGAGAGACCTGAGTTTTATCATTATTGTGACTTGTATGGTTTACTG GTTTGGCAAGAGTTCTGGATTACTGGAGACTGTGATGGACGAGGTGAACCTGTGTCAAACCCAGATGGCCCACTTGACCATGATCTTTTTTTGCTATGTGCAAGGGATACTGTTAAACTTTTGAGGAACCATCCTAGTCTTGCCTTGTGGGTTGGGGGAAATGAACAAGTTCCACCACCTGACATCAACGATGCTTTGAAGAAGGATCTACAGCTCCATCCATATTATATGAACTCAAAAAATAGTGGCACCTCAGCAATTACTCCCATGATGAAGGACCCAAGTCAATATCTAGATGGTACTAGAGTTTACATTCAAGGGTCAATGTGGGATGGGTTCGCAGATGGGAAAGGGGACTTCACCGATGGTCCTTACGAAATTCAGAACCCTGAGGACTTTTTCAAGCCTGATTACTACAGGTATGGCTTTAATCCAGAGGTCGGTAATGTGGGGATGCCAGTTGCAGCTACTATTAGAGCAACTATGCCTCCAGAAGGGTGGCAGATTCCTTTGTTCAAAAAATTATCCAATGGCTATATCGAAGAAGTCCCCAATCCCATATGGAATTACCATAAATACATTCCATATTCCAAACCAGGAAAGGTTCATGACCAGATATTATTATATGGGACGCCAAAAGATCTGGATGATTTTTGTCTGAAG GCACAGCTTGTTAACTATGTTCAGTACAGAGCTCTTTTAGAAGGCTACACTTCCCATATGTGGAGCAAACATACAGGTCTTTTGATATGGAAAACTCAAAACCCCTGGACTGGTCTAAGAGGCCAGTTTTATGATCATCTCCACGACCAAACAGCAGGATTCTATGGCTGCCGCTCCGCGGCAGAACCAATTCATGTTCAGCTTAATCTGGCAACATATTCTATAGAG GTCGTGAACACTACGTCGGAAGAACTTTCTAACGTTACTATAGAAGCCTCAGTCTGGGATTTGGAAGGCGAATGTCCATACTACAAAACGTCTGAAAAGCTTACTGTGCCATCCAAGAAAACTATATCTACGTTTGGGATGGAGTATCCAAAGTCGAAGAATCCAAAGCCAGTTTACTTTCTTCTTCTCAAACTATATGATGCATCCGATAATCGCATATACTCTAGGAACTTTTACTGGTTGCACTTAAACGGTGGTGATTACAAGCTTTTGGAACCATTCAGGGAGAGAAGACCTCCCCTCAAGATAACTTCGCTAACCTTTATAAAAGGGTCGACCTATGAAATGCGCATGCATATCCAGAACACATCAAAGAAGCCAGATTCTAATGCTGCACTTTATGGAAATAACTTCATCAGAAGAAACGGCAGCTGGGATGAATCGGATTCATCAGAATCTTTTAGCCTTTTGGATGGGGTGAAACATGAAATCAGTTTGTACGAGAAGATTAGGAGGAACTTTTCACGGGAGCACAACAAGGTGAAGGTTTCTGAAGTTAATGGAACGGGAAAAGGAGTTGCCTTCTTTCTTCATTTCTCTGTTCATGCTTCAAAGACTGAGCAAAAGAAAGGTGAAGACACACGTATCCTTCCTGTTCATTACTCTGACAACTATTTCTCACTGGTACCAGGTGAAGTTATGACAGTAACAATTTCCTTCGAAGTACCTCCTGGTGTCACTCCTCGGGTTACACTGCACGGCTGGAACCACCATGATGGGCATACCATTCTTTAA
- the LOC132645908 gene encoding mannosylglycoprotein endo-beta-mannosidase isoform X1, which translates to MVEIGKRVLDTGWLAARSTEVAVNGVELTTTQPPTQPSSPWMEALVPGTVLGTLVKNKLVPDPFYGLVNETIIDIADSGREHYTFWFFTTFECKLSNNQHVDLNFRAINYSAEVYLNGHKEVLPKGMFRRHSIDITDILHPDGQNLLAVLVYPPDHPGRIPPKGGQGGDHEIGKDVAAQYVEGWDWMIPIRDRNTGIWDEVSITVTGPVKIVDPHLASSFFDGYKRVYLHSTVELVNKSAWVAECSLNIQASTELEDNTFLIEHLETQHVSISPGESIHYTFPQLYFYKPDLWWPNGMGKQHLYNVEITVDVEGYGESDSWSHHFGFRKIESHIDSATGGSRLFKVNGQPIFIRGGNWILSDGLLRLSKERYKTDIRFHADMNFNMMRCWGGGLAERPEFYHYCDLYGLLVWQEFWITGDCDGRGEPVSNPDGPLDHDLFLLCARDTVKLLRNHPSLALWVGGNEQVPPPDINDALKKDLQLHPYYMNSKNSGTSAITPMMKDPSQYLDGTRVYIQGSMWDGFADGKGDFTDGPYEIQNPEDFFKPDYYRYGFNPEVGNVGMPVAATIRATMPPEGWQIPLFKKLSNGYIEEVPNPIWNYHKYIPYSKPGKVHDQILLYGTPKDLDDFCLKAQLVNYVQYRALLEGYTSHMWSKHTGLLIWKTQNPWTGLRGQFYDHLHDQTAGFYGCRSAAEPIHVQLNLATYSIEVVNTTSEELSNVTIEASVWDLEGECPYYKTSEKLTVPSKKTISTFGMEYPKSKNPKPVYFLLLKLYDASDNRIYSRNFYWLHLNGGDYKLLEPFRERRPPLKITSLTFIKGSTYEMRMHIQNTSKKPDSNAALYGNNFIRRNGSWDESDSSESFSLLDGVKHEISLYEKIRRNFSREHNKVKVSEVNGTGKGVAFFLHFSVHASKTEQKKGEDTRILPVHYSDNYFSLVPGEVMTVTISFEVPPGVTPRVTLHGWNHHDGHTIL; encoded by the exons ATGGTGGAAATAGGGAAGAGAGTGTTGGATACAGGGTGGTTAGCTGCTCGATCCACTGAAGTTGCAGTGAATGGAGTAGAGTTGACTACAACTCAACCTCCAACTCAACCTAGCTCTCCTTGGATGGAAGCACTTGTTCCTGGAAC TGTTTTGGGAACTCTGGTAAAGAACAAGCTTGTACCTGATCCTTTCTATGGGCTTGTAAATGAAACAATTATTGACATTGCTGATTCAGGGAGGGAACACTACACTTTCTGGTTTTTCACCACCTTTGAATGTAAGCTG TCAAATAATCAACACGTGGATCTTAATTTTCGGGCTATTAACTATTCTGCTGAAGTCTATCTGAACGGGCACAAGGAGGTGCTTCCAAAGGGAATGTTTAGGAGGCATTCTATTGATATCACTGACATTCTGCATCCGGATGGTCAGAATCTGCTGGCTGTGCTTGTTTACCCTCCTGATCATCCAGGTCGTATTCCTCCGAAGGGTGGTCAAGGTGGTGATCACGAG ATTGGGAAAGATGTTGCGGCACAATATGTTGAAGGTTGGGATTGGATGATTCCAATAAG GGATAGGAACACTGGCATCTGGGATGAGGTATCCATTACTGTTACAGGG CCAGTGAAAATAGTAGATCCGCACTTGGCCTCGTCATTTTTTGACGGCTACAAGAGAGTGTATTTGCACTCTACGGTAGAGTTGGTCAACAAAAGTGCCTGGGTAGCTGAATGTTCGCTGAACATCCAAGCGTCAACTGAACTTGAAGACAACACTTTCTTAATTGAACATCTTGAGACACAGCATGTGTCTATTTCTCCGGGCGAAAgcattcattatacatttccTCAG CTTTATTTCTACAAACCCGATTTATGGTGGCCTAATGGCATGGGAAAGCAACATCTGTACAATGTTGAAATAACTGTTGATGTTGAAGGTTATGGAGAGTCGGATTCATGGAGTCACCATTTTGGCTTTCGCAAAATAGAGAGCCATATAGATAGTGCTACAGGTGGAAG CAGGTTGTTTAAGGTAAATGGACAGCCAATATTCATTCGCGGGGGTAATTGGATCCTATCAGATGGATTATTGCGGCTTTCAAAGGAAAGATACAAGACAGATATCAGATTCCATGCTGATATGAACTTCAATATGATGCGTTGTTGGGGTGGGGGACTGGCTGAGAGACCTGAGTTTTATCATTATTGTGACTTGTATGGTTTACTG GTTTGGCAAGAGTTCTGGATTACTGGAGACTGTGATGGACGAGGTGAACCTGTGTCAAACCCAGATGGCCCACTTGACCATGATCTTTTTTTGCTATGTGCAAGGGATACTGTTAAACTTTTGAGGAACCATCCTAGTCTTGCCTTGTGGGTTGGGGGAAATGAACAAGTTCCACCACCTGACATCAACGATGCTTTGAAGAAGGATCTACAGCTCCATCCATATTATATGAACTCAAAAAATAGTGGCACCTCAGCAATTACTCCCATGATGAAGGACCCAAGTCAATATCTAGATGGTACTAGAGTTTACATTCAAGGGTCAATGTGGGATGGGTTCGCAGATGGGAAAGGGGACTTCACCGATGGTCCTTACGAAATTCAGAACCCTGAGGACTTTTTCAAGCCTGATTACTACAGGTATGGCTTTAATCCAGAGGTCGGTAATGTGGGGATGCCAGTTGCAGCTACTATTAGAGCAACTATGCCTCCAGAAGGGTGGCAGATTCCTTTGTTCAAAAAATTATCCAATGGCTATATCGAAGAAGTCCCCAATCCCATATGGAATTACCATAAATACATTCCATATTCCAAACCAGGAAAGGTTCATGACCAGATATTATTATATGGGACGCCAAAAGATCTGGATGATTTTTGTCTGAAG GCACAGCTTGTTAACTATGTTCAGTACAGAGCTCTTTTAGAAGGCTACACTTCCCATATGTGGAGCAAACATACAGGTCTTTTGATATGGAAAACTCAAAACCCCTGGACTGGTCTAAGAGGCCAGTTTTATGATCATCTCCACGACCAAACAGCAGGATTCTATGGCTGCCGCTCCGCGGCAGAACCAATTCATGTTCAGCTTAATCTGGCAACATATTCTATAGAG GTCGTGAACACTACGTCGGAAGAACTTTCTAACGTTACTATAGAAGCCTCAGTCTGGGATTTGGAAGGCGAATGTCCATACTACAAAACGTCTGAAAAGCTTACTGTGCCATCCAAGAAAACTATATCTACGTTTGGGATGGAGTATCCAAAGTCGAAGAATCCAAAGCCAGTTTACTTTCTTCTTCTCAAACTATATGATGCATCCGATAATCGCATATACTCTAGGAACTTTTACTGGTTGCACTTAAACGGTGGTGATTACAAGCTTTTGGAACCATTCAGGGAGAGAAGACCTCCCCTCAAGATAACTTCGCTAACCTTTATAAAAGGGTCGACCTATGAAATGCGCATGCATATCCAGAACACATCAAAGAAGCCAGATTCTAATGCTGCACTTTATGGAAATAACTTCATCAGAAGAAACGGCAGCTGGGATGAATCGGATTCATCAGAATCTTTTAGCCTTTTGGATGGGGTGAAACATGAAATCAGTTTGTACGAGAAGATTAGGAGGAACTTTTCACGGGAGCACAACAAGGTGAAGGTTTCTGAAGTTAATGGAACGGGAAAAGGAGTTGCCTTCTTTCTTCATTTCTCTGTTCATGCTTCAAAGACTGAGCAAAAGAAAGGTGAAGACACACGTATCCTTCCTGTTCATTACTCTGACAACTATTTCTCACTGGTACCAGGTGAAGTTATGACAGTAACAATTTCCTTCGAAGTACCTCCTGGTGTCACTCCTCGGGTTACACTGCACGGCTGGAACCACCATGATGGGCATACCATTCTTTAA